Within Triticum dicoccoides isolate Atlit2015 ecotype Zavitan chromosome 1B, WEW_v2.0, whole genome shotgun sequence, the genomic segment GCGGCCCCAGAGGTGGTTTATGGTGACGGCGACGGGGTCGTCAACTTGGCGAGCATACTTGCGCTTCACACAGTGATCGGTGAAGACCCGAGACTGGAGTACTATGAttccatcaagattgccaatacATCTCACCTCGGCGTTGTCTCGGATGATCTCGCCGTGGAGCGTTTGGTTGGCGAGATTCTTTATGCGGCTAATCGCGCCGGAGACATGCATGAAATGTAAGCTtgcctgagggtttcttttgactACTACCAAGCTTAATAAACTGATATTTAGACATGACTTTGAATGGCTAAGCAAAATAAAACAAATTACCATGATACATATAAAGACTGCCATCATGTTCAAACAAACCAGATCAAAAAATGCTTTATTTTTTTGCAACCCCTTAAGAATACAAACAACCAGGCAACCAGCTATTGGGGTCTGTGGGGTATGTTTGTACAAAATTTTGCCAtatcaaaattttaaaaaaatcttaTGCACAAAAAAGTAGACATTATGTTTGTAGTTAAAAATGCCTTACAAGAAGTTTTATAATTGACGTGCATGAGAAGCTAAATTTGCAACAACTTAAAACACATACAAGAAAACTTAAAAAAAACACGTCTGAACCTAAGTTGCCATTGTTTCACAAGATGATGACAAAAAGGATTTAAAGAAAAATTGTGAAATAGTACCaagtctttccctaataataaaccaGCTATGGCTTCTGGTTGTACGTCATTGGactttttacagaaaagtccttgcaTTCTTATGTAATTTGCCATATGATATTTAAGTACAACTTGCCACAACGTACAAAAAATGACCACAATTTGTTTGACAAATTTGACATGTTCTAATATGATTTACCACAAACAAAAATCATCATGTGTTGTACGATGAAAATTGCCTTGGTGCGTACAAATAAATTTTCCATAAAAAGGTAAACTTGCCTTGGTGCAAAAATTAAATTTTCCatgatagaaaacaaaaaaaaataccaAGGATTCTTCAGTAAATTTGACATGATACCAAAAAATAAGTTGTCGTGGTCCATGTAGTAAACTTTGACATGATACAAAATGAAAATTGCCATCGTTCATGAAGTAAATTGGTCATGGTCCAAAAAAAGAAATTGCCTTGTTCCATGAAGTAAATTTGTCATGATACAATATTTAcatatgttactctaaccccctcttTCTTCTTTAATTCTCTGCCATATCAACATGTTTGCTATTCTCGAGTGCATGATACTGAGATACCACCACTGTGGCCAACCTTAGCAAGCCATGCATGGCACTCATCATAAGTTATATTGTTTGAATTAAATTTTATACTTCTATATACGGTATATGTGCTAGATACTTGGGATGACTGACACGGAGGGAGTAAGTTTCCTGAGTATGCAGACATGCCACATCAGCGCATATGCATGTCTAACTtttctaagcatgcaaccaagaaacATAAGGGCATCCAAGGGCAATTTGCAAATTTTCTCCCGCATTCGTCCGCGGGCTGGTCCCGGGAGGCCGCCATCCAACGCTCCCGCATATATTTCAATCTACATTTTAGCTAACCCTACAAAATTCATGCAAACTGACCGATATTCATCAAAATTCGAatagaaaatagcacaaatcatccaTACATAGCATGAAAATTAAGTCTAGCGCCGCTGGTCTGGATAGTGTACCAGCAATACGATAACGACATCACGTTGCGTTGTTGAATTATGTACATGTTGTAGGGCGCAATGTGCTCTCATGCATGAAACTTCTCATGCACTTGCTGCCAGAAGGTCTCCCCTCCGCTCCTGCCTACGAAAATCCGCGGATACGACCAACCACACATCACACAATAACTTATCCTTCATGGTTGAGTAGCTCACCATCCTtcgtactccctccagtcctttctactctgcatataagaattgtctaAAGTCAAACTTCGAAAGTTTGACCACATTTATATAAAAAAACATTAACATCTACAATGCTAAATTCATATGATATGAGAACTAAAGTCATGACGCATCTAATGTTGTTAATTTCACATTTTGAGTGTTGataattttttctataaacttggtcaaagtttatgagGTTTGACTTCAAACAAATTTTGTATGCGAACTAAAAGGACCGAAGGAAGTACTCAAAAAAGCGGCATAACATTTGAAAATACGCTCAATGACATTTGACCAAACACTTGTCAGGCGTGGTGTCCGTCATGGAGGTCATCAACTGGAGACGAATGTATCTGGTACAAACGGTTTCAGGATGGACAACCCCGTCGTAAAAAAGGGCGAGAAGGCGTGTCACTTTTTTTCTAGTTCAAGATACTTGTTCGGAAGTGTAGCAAATACTCCTAATCAAGCATGATTACGCATAAGCTTGAGAGGGAAGGGGGGCATAGGAGTTGTCCCACTGGTAGATGGGACCCACCCAAGAATCCACCTAATCAAGTTCAGAGGAAGCTGTCGACTGCGTACGGCTACGAACACGGAGGCCTTCGCACCCGCAGCCGGCGCTCCACTCCCAGTCCGTCCCGGAGCAACGCCGATGCCTCGCACCCGCATCCTCATCCgcatcggccgccgccgccgccgctcctcctcctcctcctcctagccgATGTCGGGCCTCCGTCTCCGCCCCCGCCGCTCGTCATCTTCTACCTTTCCGATGCCCCGCTCCCGCCTCCGTCACTACGCCTCCGCCATGCCGATGTCCAGCCTCCGTCCcctccaccgcagctcctcctccaccACGTCGCCTGCACGCGCCTGGTCCCCCCATGCCGCCTTCGCCGCGGCCACGGAGCGTGTCCGCGCCGGGGCGCTCAGGCCGGAAGACGCACACACCCTGTTCGACGAATTGCTTCGGCAGGCCACACCGGTCCCCGAGCGATCCCTCAACGGCTTCCTTGCCGCCCTCGCCCGTGCGCCCGCCTCCGGAAACTGCATCAGAGATGGCCCCGCCCTCGCAGTGGTTCTCTTCAACCGTGTGTGCAGAGAGGAAGCCGGCCCGCAGGTGGCGGCGCTCACAGGCTGCACCTACAGCATCCTCATGGACTGCTACTGCCGCGCCCGTCGCCCGGACCTAGGGCTTGCCTTATTTGGCCGCTTCCTCAGGGAAGGCCTGAAGACACACCAGATCGTCGCCAACACCTTCCTCAAGTGCCTCTGCTATGCGGAATTGACGGATGAGGCAGTGGACGTGCTGCTTCATAGGATGTCCGAGCTCGGGTGTGTGCCTGATGCCATCTCATACAACACTGTCCTGAAGAGCTTATGCGACAATGGCATGAGCCAGCGGGGGCTCGAACTGCTCCAGATGATTGCAAAAGAAGTAGGTGTCTGCTCTCTCAATCTGGTGGCATATAACACGGTCATCTACGGCTTCTTTAAGGAAGGTGAAACAGGCAAGGCATGCAATCTATTCCATGAAATGATGCAGCAAGGTGTTGAGCCCGATGTGGTGACTTACAACTTGATCATTGATGCTTTGTGCAAGGCCAGAGCAATGGACAAGGCAGAAGTAGTCCTTCAGCAGATGATCAGTAAAGGTGCTCAACCTGATACAGTGACATATAATTGCATGATCAATGGATATGCCACATCTGGGCGGTTGAAAAAGTCTGCTAAAATGTTCAGAGAAATGAAAAGCCGGGGTCTTATGCCAGATATTGTTACTTGCAACTCCTTCCTGTCCTCCCTTTGCAAGCATGGAAGAAGCAAAGAAGCTAGAGAAATATTTGATTCCATGACCGCCAAGGGCCACAAACCGGATATCGTCTCATACCGTATTTTGCTTCATGGGTATGCCAGTGAAGGATGCTTTGCTGATATGATTGATCTCTTTAATTCAATGAAAAGCAATGGTATTGCAGCTGACTGCCGTGTTTTCACCATATTAATTGGTGCCTATGCTAAACACGGAATGATGGATGATGCAATGCTCATATTTACGGAAATGCAGCAACAAGGTCTGAGTCCAAATGTAGTGACATATTCAACTGTAATATCAGCACTTTCTAGAATGGGTAGGTTGGCCAATGCTATGGAGAAATTTAATCAGATGATTTCCATGGGGGTTCAACCGAACAAAGCTGTTTATCACACCCTAATTCAGGGCTCTTGTATGCATGGTGATTTGATTAAAGCCAAGGAGCTGGTTTCTGAAATGATGAACAAAGGTATTCCTCGTCCTAGCATTACGTTCTTCGGTTCAATAATAAACAGTTTATGCAAAGATGGAAGGGTTATGGATGCACATGATATCTTTGACTTGGTTATAGACATAGGTGAGAGGCCTAGTGCCATTACATTTAATTCACTGGTTGACGGATATTGCTTAGTTGGCAAGATGGATAAAGCATTTGGAATGCTTAATGCCATGGAATCACTGGTATAGTCCCCAGCTCCCGTCTGTTAAATCGTATCATCAGAATGTTGCTGGAAATAGGTGAGATTGCCAAGGCCGGAAATTACTTGTCTAAAGTTGATGGGAAGAGCATCTCACTTGAAGCGTCAACAACTTCATTGATGTTGTCTTTCTTTTCAAAGAAAGGCAAATATCGGGAGGACATGAAATTGCTGCCTGCAAAGTTTCAATTTTTTGATAGATTTGGTTGACTAGTTGATACCTTCCATATAAGGGTAACTCCTCGGAAAGCACAGTTGAGTTTTTGCTTGCATATGAGCTTAAGTCAGAAAGCACAATTGAGTTTTGGCTTGCATAAAGCCTCCTGCGGGTGTATGAAATTCGAAGTGCCTGATGGTAGAAATTAGACCCTCACTATTTCATCAAGTTCTTTTTGTGGCGTTTCATGATCAGATGGCGATTGGGGTAGGTGGTATACATATATAATCTTCCGCAAGAAGCATTAAAAATACAATCTTTTCTAGTATGATTTGTACCAGCCACCTGAGATTTTATAAACTCTCTAAAGCAGTCACTTTCCTTCATATGAATGCATTTGTTAGCAATGTCATTGTCAGTGATCTGCTATCTCAAGGGTTGTTTTAGTTCTAGTTTGAGAATTTTGTTTATTTTTCTGGGCAAAAAGGTCCTGGACGAACTGATGTTTGAGGTTgctcatgttatgtccaattagcgGATAAATATACGAGCTCATGCTGGACTCTCCTACACTCTATGCTGCTGTCAGTTGCACTGGTGGGAGCTCGTCACATACAGGTGAGAAAATTATTTCCAGTTTGATTTCTATCTGCTTTACTACTTCACTGAAGATTCAACTAATTTTCCCCATGATGTAGGTAAAGGTATGGCCAAGAATTCACCGGTGTGAGCTTTCGCTTCAGGGTGTAGGACACTAACACTACCTCAGGTGACAGAGAAGGAATCATAGCATTTGGTTGATGAAAACTTCTTGCTCTCTTACACTGTGGTGTGCATTCCTCTCCAGTTCTGGTGCCCTCTGTTCTCCGTACTGCCCTGCAACAGTAAACTTTCCAAGAATCCATGCTGCAACCTTTACCTTCTCTGTTCATTTCTTGGTCCTCAACTGCATCAATGCGCCACAGTTACTTCTCTGCTTCAGGTACAACCCCGGATGCACACACTTACACGGTGAGGACAGCATTGAGTTCCTCCACCATACACATCCTTCTTGCTCCCCTTCCTCTTGTTCAGATCTCAGCTTCTTTCTACCTAGCGTTGTTCGAAAATAGTTGAAGGCGAACCGTTCTTATGTTTTGCTCaatcttggttcttggttgaatagCATCACTTGGATGTCAACTGAGTTTGCAAGGAATTGGGTGGATTAAAAGGATCTGAAACAGGCTTCATTCTTGTATGTTACTGAAACTTTGGCTACATAGAAACCTCGGTTCAGTTGCATACCTAGCTTAGCATTCAGCCAAATTCATGTTTGTATGCAACAAGTGCAAGTTTGGATTTAACAATTTGGTAGCAGAAGTTTATGTCTACTCGAACGCATCATTCATTTGTCATTTAGTTCCGCCCATGGTTATGAAAGAAACATTTCTATGCTGTTGTCACCGATATGTTCAGTGATGCCTATTGCACTAAGCAGCTAAAAGAACTTCAAGTGTCATCAGCGAATGCATGAAGGTTCATTTTTCACTGAGGTTCCTGTGGAGTGCATGCCTTTTCACCTTTTCAGGAGAGTCCCGGGTCTGCTCACCTTTTCAGGAGAGTCCCGGGTCTGCTCCTCCCATAGCAGTCACGGCGTCTTCTGTCCGGCGAGGGTGGATAGGCTGGCGTGTTGGCTGAGCGGGGCCTCCTGTTGGCACCTGTTGTTACGCTCGGCATGTCATTGACGAGAGTGGGCTTGGCGCAGTGAGTATCGATGTTTGGAAGTGGGCTTAGCCCTTGTTGTATCGATTTTTGTCCGGTTTTCCGTAATTAACTGGGCATCAATCTTCTTAATTAATGGAACGGGTAAAGCTTTTGCCCAcatttcaaaaaatatatatttgtCACTGAGAATTAAATGCCACATTGAGGACTGCAAGTGCTCATTTTTAAAGGCGTGATTTGCAATCTCACATGTCTGACTCTTTTTCATGGATTTGTTTCTGTCTGCAATAAATTGCAAAACTGCTCCGTTTTTCATTCTCAAAATTTTGAATTTCAGGAATCCAATTTGGACAAGCATATTAAGGCAGTTCAGGAGCGGATAGACCCTTCACATGTGGATTCTATGTTTTCATACAAGCATAGCATGTAAGGGGCAATCATGATAAATGGACCTAGCGATCACGTGCATGTTGAGGTAATCATTAATCACAGAAGAATAACTCCCATAGTTTACCTCTGTAGTCATGCCTTTGCTAAAAGGAACATCTATTTTAACGAGGATAGTCACAGCTTTTCAACAAACCTTTGCAGGTCGATTTCGTGGATGCTGATGAGCAATTACGACCTCGTCCAGGCAGGCACAAGAGGGTGCCCATTTCCGTCGAGACTTTGATGCGAAAGAGGGTAACCTGCTCCTGTTTACGATGATGGAACCGAGTATCTGAGATGGCTTCTTTCAGGTTGATTCTGGAAGGAATTGGAACGATGCTACATTTTTTGGTTGATCAAGCAGGCTGCTGTACTTTGAGATATCCGCAATGTTATTATGCATGTATGTACATCTCAAGGAAATAGATAGGCAAGAGCAGCATGTAACCGTGTCACAGTATAAGATACAATTGTCTAGATAGTATGAGATGTGAATCAGCGAAGATGCTATTTCCGCTCAAGTAACGAGGAACCCCCGATCCGTAgctgtatttttttttctttttgagataATGGTTGTATCTTGAAATCTTTAATTTAAATGATTTTCATCGAATTATTTCCACTTGGGTTGTTTGATTTGTTGGATTATATCTTGCGGATTTTTGCACTATACATTTTCAAAGAAATTGTATATGGATGATCTCTTTTTTTCTCGTGCAATCAAGCACATTTTTACACAAATTAACTATCTATGATTTCTATGGACATGACAATACAATCAAAAAAAATATTATAGCATGTCTCTAAACATGCCCCCAAATGGTTTTTAGGGTTAAGAGGGGGGAAAATCCAACATGATCCCCGACTACAACCCTAAAATATGGAGGTCCGCAAAAAACAACAGCCCATAGCATAGCCCCTTCATTCACCTCTAGCATCCCGGCGCCTTAAGTGCCTCCCTGCACACCCCCATGGCGGCATCCACGCCTAGCCTCCCAAACCTAGCTTCCCGACATGAAGCTTTGCTCCACCCGCCTTGTCCTGAAGTGCCGCGACCTGCGTCGTATCCCAGTGTCATCCGGCCTTCCCGCGTGACTATGTGATGTTTCATGTTCGACAACAAGCTAGGGGTTGCAAAATAGGTGAGCAACAGTGCAATGGATTGACGATGTGCTCAGGAATATAagggaaagaaaaaacaaaaaaaggaaacaatGAGCTAGTGACCTATGGGTATCATGTGTCGATCCAAAGGCAAAGAGAAATATGGCTATAAATAGGGTCCATTGATAAAGTTGGAAACACTGTTTTAGGCAAATAGAaacatgtatagaaaaaatgttgatcatgtattgaaaaaaatgttaaacttatattaaaaaaatgttaagtatgcatagaaaaaatgttgaccatgtaaaaATCTTAAACTTTGTATTTAagaatattaaatgtgtataaaaaatgttgaccatgtattgaaaatgttaattatgtattttaaaaaaattatttaagaatttataaaaatgttaaacgtgtattaaAGTAATGTATTAGACATATTTCTAAATGTGTAAAGAAAGCTAGAGAAACCCGAGAGAAAACAAGGAAAATCGATGAAAAATGAGAAAGAGGCAAACAAAACCGAAgtaaaataaagaaaaaggaaaagaaaaggaaaaaaatctatGAGAACCAGAAATAGTAATaaaataaacagaagaaaaaaataaaagagaaagcaaAGGAAAAAATGGCAAAAATGGAGAAAGAAACGAACAAAAACCGATGAAAGACAAAGGAAAAAACAATAAAAACCGGATCTTTTATCCCGACGCTTACTAAATGGCTAGCTTCGCTACACATCGGCGAGAAGACCCGGGATGTAATCCTTGGATCACTTTTTTTTTAAAGGTGCCCTTATAAGGCCTGTCTGTTACTGTGGACTCTTAATACGAGAGATACTCCCGCCTCGCTTAATGCTTGATATAGCTCCTGCCTAAAAAAATAGGGGCAACCCCATCAAACTTTTCAGGGTTTTAAAGAAATGCTATAATTGGAGGTGCTCTGAAGCTCGAGCTTGACTCGTTTTTCTGGCTTATTGACCAACGTCCAGTGATTTGTATGAATTCACCATTtgagaaaagagagaaaagaaagctTTTTCTGAGAAACTTCCAACTGAACCGATTAGAGAGTGACAGGAATTAGCAAAAAGCACACACCAGCTGTGTGACTCCAAAGCTCTTCCCACTGTGTACGAACTCCACGGCCATTCCCGACGCCGATGCCCCGCCGCATCCGCCGCCGCTGATCTCCACCTCGCCCCTGCATCCGCCACTCCGCCTCCGCTGCTCCTCCGCCACTCCGCATCCGCCACTCCGGTCTCCGCCACTCGTCCCCTTACACCTCTCCGTCCGTCCGTCGTCCCGCCTCCGCCTCCATCGCTCCTTCACCACGCCGATGGCaaacctccgc encodes:
- the LOC119319748 gene encoding protein Rf1, mitochondrial-like isoform X1 produces the protein MSGLRLRPRRSSSSTFPMPRSRLRHYASAMPMSSLRPLHRSSSSTTSPARAWSPHAAFAAATERVRAGALRPEDAHTLFDELLRQATPVPERSLNGFLAALARAPASGNCIRDGPALAVVLFNRVCREEAGPQVAALTGCTYSILMDCYCRARRPDLGLALFGRFLREGLKTHQIVANTFLKCLCYAELTDEAVDVLLHRMSELGCVPDAISYNTVLKSLCDNGMSQRGLELLQMIAKEVGVCSLNLVAYNTVIYGFFKEGETGKACNLFHEMMQQGVEPDVVTYNLIIDALCKARAMDKAEVVLQQMISKGAQPDTVTYNCMINGYATSGRLKKSAKMFREMKSRGLMPDIVTCNSFLSSLCKHGRSKEAREIFDSMTAKGHKPDIVSYRILLHGYASEGCFADMIDLFNSMKSNGIAADCRVFTILIGAYAKHGMMDDAMLIFTEMQQQGLSPNVVTYSTVISALSRMGRLANAMEKFNQMISMGVQPNKAVYHTLIQGSCMHGDLIKAKELVSEMMNKGIPRPSITFFGSIINSLCKDGRVMDAHDIFDLVIDIGERPSAITFNSLVDGYCLVGKMDKAFGMLNAMESLV
- the LOC119319748 gene encoding protein Rf1, mitochondrial-like isoform X2, yielding MSGLRLRPRRSSSSTFPMPRSRLRHYASAMPMSSLRPLHRSSSSTTSPARAWSPHAAFAAATERVRAGALRPEDAHTLFDELLRQATPVPERSLNGFLAALARAPASGNCIRDGPALAVVLFNRVCREEAGPQVAALTGCTYSILMDCYCRARRPDLGLALFGRFLREGLKTHQIVANTFLKCLCYAELTDEAVDVLLHRMSELGCVPDAISYNTVLKSLCDNGMSQRGLELLQMIAKEVGVCSLNLVAYNTVIYGFFKEGETGKACNLFHEMMQQGVEPDVVTYNLIIDALCKARAMDKAEVVLQQMISKGAQPDTVTYNCMINGYATSGRLKKSAKMFREMKSRGLMPDIVTCNSFLSSLCKHGRSKEAREIFDSMTAKGHKPDIVSYRILLHGYASEGCFADMIDLFNSMKSNGIAADCRVFTILIGAYAKHGMMDDAMLIFTEMQQQGLSPNVVTYSTVISALSRMGRLANAMEKFNQMISMGVQPNKAVYHTLIQGSCMHGDLIKAKELVSEMMNKADKYTSSCWTLLHSMLLSVALVGARHIQVKVWPRIHRCELSLQGVGH